From Deinobacterium chartae:
GAGTTCGGTCACGTGCTGTCGGGAGGGATTCTGGAGGAGGAGGTGGCGGTGACGCTCGAGAAACCCGAGCGCAACGACGATCTCCCCGGCATCGGTACCCTCCGGCCGGGCGGCGCTTAAAAACCCGGGGGTCCTATGATCTACACCTTCGAAGAGGCCCTGGCCCAGCCGGCTGTCCGCGTCGGAGAGGAGACCCGCGATCTGGCGGGTCTTCCCGGTTTCGTGATCGCCTCGGACCTCGAGGAGCGCTTTTACACCTCGAACAACCTGCCCGAGCAACTGAGTGCGTTGTTTTCCGGCATCAACCCGCGCCGCCTGGACGAAGACGCCCTCGAGGTGGCCTGCGCGCGTGCCCAGGAGCGGGTGCGCGGCGCTACGCTGCTCGAGAACGACATTCAGCTGCTGTACCGCGCGCAGGCCAACGCAGGGCTGCTGGGCGTCCCGGCCTACCTGCGCCGCCCCGGCCGCCTCGAGGCCGAAGAATTCCTGTCCCGCCCGCCGGGGGCCGAGCTGCTGTTTGCCCTCAAGCACCTGTGGGCGCGGGACTGGACCTTTGACGCGGTGCTCGCGCGTCTGGATGCCGGAACGGGCATCGGCCTCGAGGCCGGTCCGGTGCTGGTGCTGCCCGGCCGGGCCTGATTCCTGTAGGAAAAGCGGACGCTGGCGTAGGCCAAGTGATGCAAGGACACCTGCGGTCCGCTGATTTAGCCTGAATCAGGCCGTGACCTGCGCGGCCCCGTCACCCCAAGGAGGACACCATGCGGAACATCACCTTCAGCCGACCTCTTGGCCTTTCCGCCCGCTTGTCCCCCTGCGGAGTGACCCACGCATGTCCACCCATTCCACACCTGACCCTGCCTTAACCCCCCTGCTGGAAACCGCCCTGAGCGCGCTGCCCGCTCCGCTACGCGTCTGGTATTCCCCCTCGGAACTCGTAGCGCAGCTCGGACGCGACCTCAAGCTCGAGCTGTCGCGCCTGAGCGATGACGTGTTCGCCGAGCGTTTTTGGGCACGTTGCGCCGCGCCGGGCACCACCCCGGACGATTACCGCAACCGCTGGCTCGACCTCGACGGTCTGCGCGTGCTGACCGGCATCCGCTTCAAGGGACTCGACATGGCCCAGCCGTTCGTGGACGTGGTCGCCAGCACGGCCCCGCTCGAGGCGCCCGACCTGTGGCAAGCACTGGCCGCCCGAATCCGCAGCGAATACGCGGTGTTCCGGCCGCTGCAGCTGAGGGTCTTTCGGGCGGGCCCTGCGCCGCTCGAACTGGCTCCCGGGCTGCCGGTTGTCGCGCATACCCGCCTGGTCGCGGGCTTGCTCAGCGCAATGCGCTCGCTGCCCGACCCCGCTCATTTTGCGCGCCTCGAGGCTCACCCCGCCTCGAATCTGAACTTTTACCCGCGCTACCGGGCAATCTACGACGCCCTCCACGCCGAGAGCCCCGAGCGGCGCGAGTTCGCACGCCCGGAGAGCGAGGAGGACCTGCAAGAAGCCCTCGAGGACGGCCTGCTGTTCGAGATGCGGATAGAAGGGGTCTGGGCCGGCGTGATGGCCGCGTACCGAGGCGTCGGCCATGGCCTGCGCGGCTTCGTGGTGGGCGAGATGCTGCTGGATTCCGCCTTCCGGGGCCAGGGACTGGGTCCGGCGGCCCAGCGCTGTTTCGCGCACGCCCTGCCTGCTCGGCCCGGAGACACCGTGTTCGGGCACATCCACCCGCGTAATGTCGCGGCACTGACCACCGCGCGACGCTGTGGACGCCAGGATCTGGGCGGCGAACTGTTCGTGCGGCTGTGATCGGTGCGAAGTGCTGTGGCGCTGACGAAGATCATGTTAGGCTGGAGCAAATCTCAGTTCGATGGAGGTGCGCTGTGAGGCTGGATCCGAAACAGACGGCGCTGGTGCTGATCGAGTACCAGAATGACTTCACCACCGAGGGGGGCGCCTTGCACGGCGCGGTCCGGGCGTCCATGGAGTCCACCGGGATGCTCGCCCATACGGTCGCGCTGGTCGAGCAGGCCCGCCGCTTGGGGGTGCGCGTGCTGCACGCCCCCATTTCGTTCGCCCCCGGTTACCACGAGATCTCGCGCACCCCCTACGGCATCCTCAAGGGCGTGGTGGACAACAACGCCTTCGTGAAGGGAAGCTGGGGAGCCCAGATCGTAGACGACCTGGCACCGCACGAAGAGGACATCATCATCGAGGGCAAGCGTGGGCTGGACACCTTCGCGTCCACCAACCTTGACTTCGTGCTGCGCAGCCTGGGGGTACAAAACATCGCCCTGGCCGGTTTCCTGACCAACTGCTGCGTGGAATCCACCATGCGCAGCGGTTACGAGCGCGGCTACAACGTCGTGACCCTGACCGACTGCGTGGCCGCCACCTCCGAGGAGGAGCAGCGCGTTGCCATCGAGAAGGACTACCCGATGTTCTCGCATCCGATGCGCTCGGTCGAGTTCCTCGAGGCCGCCCGCAGCGGCCAGGAAGTGGAAGCCAGCCGAGGCTACTGATTCATTCGAAATGTACCCCGCTCGAAAGAGCGGGGCGTTTTGTTGCGGCGCTCGGGTGGTCAGTGCGGGTTTTGGCTGATCCTGTTCAAGATCACCACGCTGCCGATCATGGCCGCGATGGCCGTGCCCGTAGCGCCGTGAACGATTCGCGGAACACCGGTACGCTGACCAGGGCGGTGAGGGCGCTTCCTGCCCCGGCCCAGATGGCCTGCACGGTGCTGGGCGGCAGGCGCTTGATGGCCATGCCCAACAGGTAAAAAGTGGTGCCTGTCGGTTCACCGATGATCGCTCCGGCAAGCCGCAGTCAGCCGTTCATGCGTGCCCTCCGGCCAGCTCGAGCAGCCGGGATATCACCCGGTTTCGCAGTTCTGGGGTAGAGGCGGCTAAGCCCAGCAGTTCGGCCTGCCACAGACCGTCGGCGGCCATACGGATCAAGGTGGCCGCTCCGGTAGGCAGGCCGTGGGCCTCGAGGCACGCCTGCCACCGGGCGTGGTGCGGTTGGACCAGCGCCAGCAGGCTGGGTTCCTGGGCCATCGCGACCATCACGGCGATCCCTGCCTCGCCTGCGGACTGAGCGTTTTCCCGGGCGCAAACGAGGCGCGCAGGTCGGCACGGGTCCACGCGCCGGGGCCGTTTTCCTGCTCGAGGATGGTGTAGGTGCGCTGTTTTAAGTTGTGCAGCCGCTGGGTGATCATTCCCTCGACGAGCGCGCTTGCTGCGTGAAAGGGTAGAGCAGGTCGCCCTTGGAGACGCCGGCTGCGCGCCACCGCCTCGGGGGTCAAGGCAGGCAGCCCCTGTTGCAAGATCACGCGTTGCGCGGCCTGGAGCAGAGCGGGATGCGCACTGGGATCGGATGTGGGTCGGGTCACGCTGCAGAGGTGCAGGGACGGACGTTGATTTCCGTGCGCAGTGCAGGAGCCGGAGTTCGTGAGCCGTCTGGGCAGTGAGGGCCAGGGCCGCCACGAAAACAGCTCCAAGGTGACCGCGTACCTCGAGGGTGGTGCCGGGCTGCATGCGGTGTGGTCCGAATCACTTCGTGTCCGTCGGTCTCAAATTCGAAGGACGCGGCTGCTTGACGAGGTTCGCAAAACAATTGAATCGGGCGGATGGCAGAATTGGGATGTCTTCGGATGGGTGCTAGCGGATGACCGAACTAAAAATGTGATGTTTTAAACTAAAAGCATCTGCTATATATTTAATAGCCTGTTTAATGAAATGAAGGGGTGGAAAAATTTATATCTGCACACCTCGAGGATTGGTCGAGGTCGCTAGTGTGAACCCGTGGTCCACAAGATGCCAGGGGTTGTGGCCACGGCCCCTGGCCCCTGCTCCGATCCTCGAGGGTGCCTTTTGGCTGGATCGGTTCGGGTTATACCCTCGCCCGCACAGGTGGCCGCGTGTGGTGAGCAC
This genomic window contains:
- a CDS encoding isochorismatase family protein: MRLDPKQTALVLIEYQNDFTTEGGALHGAVRASMESTGMLAHTVALVEQARRLGVRVLHAPISFAPGYHEISRTPYGILKGVVDNNAFVKGSWGAQIVDDLAPHEEDIIIEGKRGLDTFASTNLDFVLRSLGVQNIALAGFLTNCCVESTMRSGYERGYNVVTLTDCVAATSEEEQRVAIEKDYPMFSHPMRSVEFLEAARSGQEVEASRGY
- a CDS encoding DMT family transporter, whose protein sequence is MRLAGAIIGEPTGTTFYLLGMAIKRLPPSTVQAIWAGAGSALTALVSVPVFRESFTALRARPSRP